The DNA sequence CGTGCGCGAGGTGATGCGCGGCCTGGCGAGCCCGCCCGAGCGACTGAGCGGCGCGCTGCTGGACCGCATGCGGCGGCGTGACGCGCTACTGGGCCGCCCCGTGCGCGTGACCGGCGCGGAGGAGCTGGACGGCATCGCCATGGGCGTTACCCCCGAGGGCGCGCTGCTCGTCCGCTCCGACGGCGTGCTGCGCAGCGTGAAGGCGGGCACCGTCCGCGCCACCGGCCCCGCCCTCGCATCGGCGGAGTAGCGGCGGGGACGGGAGATGCGGTCCGGTGCGGACGCTTTGGCATCTACCGTCGCCCGCCGTCCATCTACCGTGAACCACATCCCGAACACACCTGGCGGACTGCGCATGGACCGGGTCTTCGACGTCGGCCACACCGAGACGGTGGTGGGATGCTTCCGCGGGGCGGAGCTGGCTTCGCACTGGCGCCTGACCACCGACGCGCGCCGCACCCCGGACGAGTACGGCCTGCTCCTGCGCCAGCTCCTCGCCGCGGACGGCGTGGAGCCGCGCGAGGTGCGCTCGGCCACCATCGGCTCCGTGGTCCCGGCGCTCACGTCCATCCTGCGCGGCGCCTGCTCGCGGCTGCTGCACGTGGAAGCGGCGACGGTAGATGCGCGCACGTCGCTGCCCATCCGCCTGGACGTGGAGGAGCCGCTGACGGTGGGCGCCGACCGCATCGTCAACACGCTCGCCGCCCTGCGCCTCTACCACTCCGACGTGATCGTCGTCGATCTCGGCACCGCCACGACGTATGACTGCATCACGGCCGAC is a window from the Longimicrobiaceae bacterium genome containing:
- a CDS encoding type III pantothenate kinase, with product MDRVFDVGHTETVVGCFRGAELASHWRLTTDARRTPDEYGLLLRQLLAADGVEPREVRSATIGSVVPALTSILRGACSRLLHVEAATVDARTSLPIRLDVEEPLTVGADRIVNTLAALRLYHSDVIVVDLGTATTYDCITADGVFVGGVIAPGVKTAAERLTERTAKLPRVDLVAPERVIGRRTETCLQSGIFYGAVDAIDGMVRRIRAEWGKPDALAVATGGLAQMLAPHSETITRVDPFLTLHGLRFAREHMDLHPA